A genomic window from Maylandia zebra isolate NMK-2024a linkage group LG20, Mzebra_GT3a, whole genome shotgun sequence includes:
- the ccm2l gene encoding cerebral cavernous malformations 2 protein-like isoform X1 — protein sequence MDYEPKKSKKAFVSPIKRLVWSKSGRRQVDRGNIYRRPLHTVPLYPPDYLIHPERLIFDYVEKEVKFLGHLTWVSVSLNPSSRDELLQLLDTARQLKVLPLKTSVDQDCILSLSARCLLLTWRDNEKLLMRIPTHEIAAASYLRDDALHLLVLKTGLNVDTVVAGDDSLDRKKPTGIDGRRQTMSCNADPRPAGGTMERRHTICGVDWRPSLSRSNHDKNQNVERGGGGGGSGEKGGGGSLERKRVGGSWERRQPTCKTGGSWENRRARPMSGNWGVGVGGGGGGSWERRHGGGGGGGGGGGSWERRGGTGGGSWERRQACTGSWERGKSYGSWERRNHNPLEPTPCPDAYCNLVILAVENRDAAEEYCSLICQMFQIIYGHQTIECVDRAGFHYTMPDRYWLQGSDSCLTDMSYSYDPEFSCCSSYDGSQDAFDLYYSETYSESSSISLQDSHRSLASVSDAGDSNPGLLLMQEYMITLRNKLAPVELQKFAVLLREYRLGSNIDYFCSELLQLYGDNRKFLLLGMRPFIPDKDVGAFESFLESIGIREGGILTDSFGRIKRSMSNMSATAVRGRYDNCSLASGSQEFNRRITDITHDIEALGFQDTHDDIEEEDYYL from the exons ATGGACTATGAACCAAAGAAATCCAAGAAG GCTTTTGTCTCTCCCATTAAGCGACTGGTCTGGTCCAAATCTGGTCGTAGACAAGTTGATCGAGGAAACATTTATCGCCGCCCGCTGCACACCGTCCCCCTCTACCCACCCGACTACCTCATACACCCCGAGAGACTCATCTTTGACTATGTGGAGAAGGAGGTCAAG TTCCTTGGTCACCTGACATGGGTCTCAGTTTCACTGAACCCCTCCAGTCGAGATGAGCTGCTACAGCTACTGGACACAGCCAGG CAGCTGAAGGTTCTGCCGCTGAAGACCAGCGTGGACCAGGACTGTATCCTGAGCCTGTCTGCTCGCTGTCTGCTGCTCACCTGGAGAGACAACGAGAAGCTGCTGATGAGAATCCCCACACATGAGATCGCTGCTGCCTCCTACCTGAGAGATGATGCACTGCACCTCCTGGTCCTCAAGACAG GTCTAAATGTGGACACTGTGGTTGCTGGGGATGACAGCCTGGACAGGAAAAAGCCAACTGGCATCGACGGGCGACGTCAGACCATGAGCTGCAATGCTGACCCCCGACCTGCCGGGGGTACGATGGAGAGGCGACACACCATCTGTGGAGTTGACTGGAGGCCATCACTGTCCAGGAGTAACCATGATAAAAATCAGAATGTGGAGCGAGGAGGGGGTGGTGGAGGAAGTGGGGAGAAGGGAGGTGGAGGGAGTTTAGAGAGGAAGAGAGTCGGAGGGAGCTGGGAGAGGAGGCAGCCAACATGTAAAACAGGAGGGAGCTGGGAGAACCGCAGGGCAAGACCCATGAGCGGGAACTGGGGCGTCGGAgtaggtggaggtggtggtgggagCTGGGAGAGGAGGCACGGAGGAgggggtggaggtggtggtggaggagggagcTGGGAGAGAAGGGGAGGGACTGGTGGAGGGAGCTGGGAACGGAGGCAAGCGTGCACGGGGAGCTGGGAAAGGGGGAAGAGCTACGGCAGCTGGGAGAGGAGAAACCACAACCCACTGGAGCCTACGCCCTGCCCCGACGCCTACTGCAACCTGGTCATCCTGGCTGTGGAGAACAGG GATGCTGCAGAGGAGTACTGTTCCCTCATCTGTCAGATGTTCCAGATCATTTACGGCCACCAGACCATCGAATGTGTTGACAGGGCGGGCTTTCACTACACCATGCCGGACCGCTATTGGCTGCAAGGGA GTGACAGCTGTCTGACGGACATGTCTTACAGTTATGATCCAGAGTTTAGCTGCTGCAGCTCATA TGATGGTTCCCAAGATGCCTTCGATCTCTACTACAGCGAGACATACAGCGAGAGTTCATCCATCTCTCTGCAGGACTCCCATCGTAGTCTGGcatcagtcagtgatgcaggaGACAGTAACCCTGGCCTGCTGCTCATGCAGGAGTACATGATCACT ctgcgTAACAAGCTGGCTCCAGTGGAGCTGCAGAAGTTTGCGGTGTTGCTGAGAGAATACAGACTGGGATCAAACATTGACTACTTCTGCTCTGAGTTGCTGCAACTGTATGGAGACAACCGCAAGTTCCTGCTGCTGG GGATGCGTCCATTTATCCCAGACAAGGATGTCGGCGCATTTGAGAGTTTCCTGGAAAGCATTGGGATTCGGGAGGGTGGGATTTTAACCGATAGCTTTGGACGTATCAAACGCAGCATGAGCAACATGTCTGCCACCGCCGTGAGAGG CAGGTATGATAATTGCTCTCTAGCCTCAGGATCTCAGGAATTCAACCGACGTATCACTGACATCACCCATGACATCGAAGCACTGGGTTTCCAGGACACGCACGATGACATTGAGGAGGAAGACTACTACCTCTGA
- the ccm2l gene encoding cerebral cavernous malformations 2 protein-like isoform X2: protein MDYEPKKSKKAFVSPIKRLVWSKSGRRQVDRGNIYRRPLHTVPLYPPDYLIHPERLIFDYVEKEVKFLGHLTWVSVSLNPSSRDELLQLLDTARQLKVLPLKTSVDQDCILSLSARCLLLTWRDNEKLLMRIPTHEIAAASYLRDDALHLLVLKTGLNVDTVVAGDDSLDRKKPTGIDGRRQTMSCNADPRPAGGTMERRHTICGVDWRPSLSRSNHDKNQNVERGGGGGGSGEKGGGGSLERKRVGGSWERRQPTCKTGGSWENRRARPMSGNWGVGVGGGGGGSWERRHGGGGGGGGGGGSWERRGGTGGGSWERRQACTGSWERGKSYGSWERRNHNPLEPTPCPDAYCNLVILAVENRDAAEEYCSLICQMFQIIYGHQTIECVDRAGFHYTMPDRYWLQGSDSCLTDMSYSYDPEFSCCSSYDGSQDAFDLYYSETYSESSSISLQDSHRSLASVSDAGDSNPGLLLMQEYMITLRNKLAPVELQKFAVLLREYRLGSNIDYFCSELLQLYGDNRKFLLLGMRPFIPDKDVGAFESFLESIGIREGGILTDSFGRIKRSMSNMSATAVRGYDNCSLASGSQEFNRRITDITHDIEALGFQDTHDDIEEEDYYL from the exons ATGGACTATGAACCAAAGAAATCCAAGAAG GCTTTTGTCTCTCCCATTAAGCGACTGGTCTGGTCCAAATCTGGTCGTAGACAAGTTGATCGAGGAAACATTTATCGCCGCCCGCTGCACACCGTCCCCCTCTACCCACCCGACTACCTCATACACCCCGAGAGACTCATCTTTGACTATGTGGAGAAGGAGGTCAAG TTCCTTGGTCACCTGACATGGGTCTCAGTTTCACTGAACCCCTCCAGTCGAGATGAGCTGCTACAGCTACTGGACACAGCCAGG CAGCTGAAGGTTCTGCCGCTGAAGACCAGCGTGGACCAGGACTGTATCCTGAGCCTGTCTGCTCGCTGTCTGCTGCTCACCTGGAGAGACAACGAGAAGCTGCTGATGAGAATCCCCACACATGAGATCGCTGCTGCCTCCTACCTGAGAGATGATGCACTGCACCTCCTGGTCCTCAAGACAG GTCTAAATGTGGACACTGTGGTTGCTGGGGATGACAGCCTGGACAGGAAAAAGCCAACTGGCATCGACGGGCGACGTCAGACCATGAGCTGCAATGCTGACCCCCGACCTGCCGGGGGTACGATGGAGAGGCGACACACCATCTGTGGAGTTGACTGGAGGCCATCACTGTCCAGGAGTAACCATGATAAAAATCAGAATGTGGAGCGAGGAGGGGGTGGTGGAGGAAGTGGGGAGAAGGGAGGTGGAGGGAGTTTAGAGAGGAAGAGAGTCGGAGGGAGCTGGGAGAGGAGGCAGCCAACATGTAAAACAGGAGGGAGCTGGGAGAACCGCAGGGCAAGACCCATGAGCGGGAACTGGGGCGTCGGAgtaggtggaggtggtggtgggagCTGGGAGAGGAGGCACGGAGGAgggggtggaggtggtggtggaggagggagcTGGGAGAGAAGGGGAGGGACTGGTGGAGGGAGCTGGGAACGGAGGCAAGCGTGCACGGGGAGCTGGGAAAGGGGGAAGAGCTACGGCAGCTGGGAGAGGAGAAACCACAACCCACTGGAGCCTACGCCCTGCCCCGACGCCTACTGCAACCTGGTCATCCTGGCTGTGGAGAACAGG GATGCTGCAGAGGAGTACTGTTCCCTCATCTGTCAGATGTTCCAGATCATTTACGGCCACCAGACCATCGAATGTGTTGACAGGGCGGGCTTTCACTACACCATGCCGGACCGCTATTGGCTGCAAGGGA GTGACAGCTGTCTGACGGACATGTCTTACAGTTATGATCCAGAGTTTAGCTGCTGCAGCTCATA TGATGGTTCCCAAGATGCCTTCGATCTCTACTACAGCGAGACATACAGCGAGAGTTCATCCATCTCTCTGCAGGACTCCCATCGTAGTCTGGcatcagtcagtgatgcaggaGACAGTAACCCTGGCCTGCTGCTCATGCAGGAGTACATGATCACT ctgcgTAACAAGCTGGCTCCAGTGGAGCTGCAGAAGTTTGCGGTGTTGCTGAGAGAATACAGACTGGGATCAAACATTGACTACTTCTGCTCTGAGTTGCTGCAACTGTATGGAGACAACCGCAAGTTCCTGCTGCTGG GGATGCGTCCATTTATCCCAGACAAGGATGTCGGCGCATTTGAGAGTTTCCTGGAAAGCATTGGGATTCGGGAGGGTGGGATTTTAACCGATAGCTTTGGACGTATCAAACGCAGCATGAGCAACATGTCTGCCACCGCCGTGAGAGG GTATGATAATTGCTCTCTAGCCTCAGGATCTCAGGAATTCAACCGACGTATCACTGACATCACCCATGACATCGAAGCACTGGGTTTCCAGGACACGCACGATGACATTGAGGAGGAAGACTACTACCTCTGA